One region of Desulfitibacter sp. BRH_c19 genomic DNA includes:
- a CDS encoding flagellar motor switch protein FliG: protein MSKEGKLTGIKKIAILLIALGPDVSSKVLKNFREEDIERIGSEIANITNVDPEVKKKIFEEFLVLHEAQTYIASGGIKYAREVLEKALGPQKATELIKRLTEASRIKPFNLLRKTDPKQLVNFINNEHPQTISLILSYLQPDQAAIVLSSLPEEMQTDITRRIATMERTSPEMLKEVEGVLEKKLSSVVNQDFTVAGGIDTLVDILNRVDRGTEKSILEELEREDQELVEEIRKRMFVFEDIITLDDQSIRRVLREIDFKDLAYALKGSSTEVTDRVLKNLSKRAGEMLAEDIEMLGPVRLREVEEAQQKIVQVIRRLDEAGEIIISRGGEDAIVV, encoded by the coding sequence GTGAGTAAGGAAGGTAAGTTAACAGGAATAAAAAAAATAGCTATTTTACTAATTGCTCTGGGCCCTGATGTATCCTCAAAAGTACTCAAAAATTTCAGAGAAGAGGATATCGAGAGAATCGGTTCAGAGATTGCAAATATAACTAATGTGGATCCTGAAGTGAAGAAGAAAATTTTTGAAGAGTTCCTAGTACTTCATGAGGCCCAGACCTATATTGCTTCCGGCGGAATTAAATATGCTAGAGAGGTTTTGGAGAAGGCGCTTGGACCTCAAAAGGCTACTGAGTTGATAAAAAGGTTAACAGAAGCATCTAGAATAAAACCCTTTAATCTATTGAGAAAGACCGATCCAAAACAGCTTGTAAACTTTATAAATAATGAACACCCACAAACTATTTCACTAATACTTTCATATTTACAACCTGATCAAGCCGCAATAGTTTTAAGTTCACTTCCAGAAGAAATGCAAACAGATATTACAAGAAGAATTGCCACTATGGAGAGGACCTCTCCGGAAATGCTAAAAGAAGTAGAAGGAGTATTGGAAAAGAAATTATCTTCTGTAGTAAATCAAGATTTTACAGTAGCTGGTGGCATTGATACCCTTGTAGATATTTTAAACAGGGTTGATAGAGGTACAGAAAAGAGTATTCTGGAAGAGCTTGAAAGAGAAGATCAGGAGTTAGTTGAAGAAATTCGAAAAAGGATGTTTGTATTTGAAGATATTATTACCCTAGATGATCAATCAATTCGTAGAGTTCTTCGAGAAATTGACTTTAAAGATTTGGCCTATGCCCTTAAAGGGTCGAGCACAGAAGTTACTGATAGGGTACTTAAGAATCTATCAAAGAGGGCCGGGGAAATGCTTGCCGAGGACATAGAAATGTTAGGGCCTGTTAGGTTAAGAGAAGTGGAAGAGGCTCAGCAGAAAATTGTTCAGGTTATCAGAAGGCTGGACGAAGCAGGAGAAATAATTATATCCCGCGGTGGAGAGGATGCTATCGTTGTCTAA